The Balneolaceae bacterium sequence AGGGCCTCGCGGCGCGTGGGCTTCGGGCCGTGGGAGATGAAGGGCACCCCGCCGATCTCCAGCCGGTCGGAGGTGGAGAAAAAGGTCATGTCTTTGGGGTAGTTGAAGATGCTGTTGACCAGGCAGCCGCGTTCGATGATACGCAGGGGGATGCCCCGCTGTTTGAGGGCGATGCCGGTGGCCAGGCCTATGGGACCGGCGCCGATGATGATGACCATGGAGGCTCAGATTGAGGTGAGAATGTTACGGGAGGGCAAAGATACAAAAAGGCCGGCAAGTCGGCAGCCTGTGCGGGGAGACCCGTTACAGCCGCCCGGCCAGGAAGCGCAGGAGCGTATGGCTGAGCCAGTTCCCGTACTTCCCGCGAAAGCCCACGTGGCCCCCGCTGTCCGTCAGCAGGTAATCCAGATCGGGGTTGGCCAGGATCTTCTGCATGGGCAGGGCCTCTACGGGACAGATGGGGTCCTCGCGGGAGTGTACCAGCAGGCTGGGCGTGCGGATGTCCTCCAAAAAACGGCGCGCCGAGCAGGTATAGTAGTAATCCTCGGCCCCGTTAAAACCGTGCACGGGGGCGGTGACCTTGTGGTCGAAGCCGTAGAGAGTGGTGCCCTCAAAGGAGGGCAGCTCGGGATGATGTTCCCGCTTGCGCGCCAGTTTCTGACGGAGCGTGCGGAGGAAGAGTTGTTCGTAGAGGCGGTTGAATCCGCGCGAGAGGGCCAGTGACCCCAGCTTCAGGTCGTAGGGAGCTGAGACCGCCGCGGCGGCGTAAAGGGGCGTCTCCCCGCCTTCCTCTCCCAGGTATTTCAGCAGGGCGTTGGCGCCCAGGGAAAAGCCCACGGCGGTCAGGCGGCGCCCCGGGAAGTGCCGATCCGCCCATTCGAAAACGGTGCGGTAGTCGTCGGTCTCCCCGGAGTGGTAAAAGCGCGGGCGGCGGTTCATCCGGCTGCCGCAGCTCCGGAAGTTTACCGCACACGCCGCAAACCCTTCCGT is a genomic window containing:
- a CDS encoding alpha/beta fold hydrolase; the encoded protein is MQSSLRDPVPFRPAAWCRGGHAQTIASSLLGDTSKPPHRRVEIPTPDDDFLELDLAGEENEGPCVVLFHGLEGSSDRYYMASMMRALATEGFAACAVNFRSCGSRMNRRPRFYHSGETDDYRTVFEWADRHFPGRRLTAVGFSLGANALLKYLGEEGGETPLYAAAAVSAPYDLKLGSLALSRGFNRLYEQLFLRTLRQKLARKREHHPELPSFEGTTLYGFDHKVTAPVHGFNGAEDYYYTCSARRFLEDIRTPSLLVHSREDPICPVEALPMQKILANPDLDYLLTDSGGHVGFRGKYGNWLSHTLLRFLAGRL